In Pelecanus crispus isolate bPelCri1 chromosome 16, bPelCri1.pri, whole genome shotgun sequence, the following proteins share a genomic window:
- the MTF1 gene encoding metal regulatory transcription factor 1 isoform X1, with protein sequence MGENSPEGDVIYYEVEEDDLTQDDNMMRFADKNGLVSSSSGTVYDRTTVLIEQDHSVLEDDEDEGQCGDHLPFLPEGHEEGFHLIADHEGMSQGYVQHIISPDQIHLTINPGSTPMPRNIEGATLTLQSECPETKLKEVKRYQCTFEGCPRTYSTAGNLRTHQKTHRGEYTFVCNQEGCGKAFLTSYSLKIHVRVHTKEKPFECDVQGCEKAFNTLYRLKAHQRLHTGKTFNCESEGCSKYFTTHSDLRKHIRTHTGEKPFRCEHDGCGKAFAASHHLKTHVRTHTGEKPFFCPSNGCEKTFSTQYSLKSHMKGHEKGHSYNALPNNNVSEDTSHSLCLSDLSLISTDSELRENSNPTHGQDLSTISPASIFESMFQSPDHTANQDDSQQTAALIEGFNGDTDSVTAVPPSAGDSASLSLPLVLQLGISEPSHSALQASAAPAAPSSIGTSSQQAAFGNPATVLQSPEVPVPHSTQFAASHQDFLQHTQTPPQPIVQGLSVVAGASAPTASSATEPLPAVVQTVPVGANSVLTSNPTITITPSQSTAILQSSIVMGEQNLQWILNGATGSPQSQEQMPQVPKVVEKVFFTTALPVAGNTGNPVQQIGLSVPVIIIKQEEACQCQCACRDSAKDKATIKKECSSPDSKALEQPAPQLQPQTFPSSSPSPSCGQSSQIVNPSDSQTETLSAMDVSDFLSLQSPETPSNIIPIEALLQGEEEIGLNSSFSK encoded by the exons ATGGGGGAGAACAGTCCCGAAGGCGACGTTATCTACTATGAAGTAGAGGAAGACGATTTAACCCAAGATGACAATATGATGAGGTTTGCTGATAAAAACGGGCTGGTTTCTTCATCATCTGGGACGGTCTATGACAGGACAACTGTTCTAATAGAGCAGGACCACAGTGTGTTGGAAGATGATGAGGATGAAGGACAGTGTGGTGATCACTTGCCTTTTTTACCAGAGGGTCATGAAGAAGGATTTCATTTAATAGCAGATCATGAAGGAATGTCCCAGGGTTATGTGCAACATATTATTTCTCCAGATCAGATTCATCTAACAATAAATCCTGGTTCAACTCCTATGCCAAGAAATATCGAAGGAGCAACGCTCACTTTGCAGTCTGAATGCCCAGAAACTAAGCTTAAAGAA GTTAAGAGATACCAGTGCACCTTTGAGGGCTGTCCACGCACCTATAGCACTGCTGGAAACCTGCGCACTCACCAAAAGACACATCGTGGGGAATATACTTTTGTCTGCAATCAAGAAGGCTGTGGCAAGGCCTTTCTTACCTCCTACAGCCTCAAAATCCATGTTCGAGTGCACACTAAGGAAAAGCCGTTTGAATGCGATGTGCAGGGCTGTGAAAAGGCATTCAATACACTGTACAG GTTGAAAGCACATCAGAGGCTTCacacagggaaaacatttaACTGTGAATCAGAAGGCTGCAGTAAATACTTCACAACGCACAGTGACCTGAGGAAGCACATTCGAACACACACAGGAGAAAAGCCATTTCG GTGTGAACATGACGGCTGTGGAAAGGCTTTTGCTGCAAGCCATCACCTTAAAACACATGTTAGGACACATACTG GGGAGAAACCCTTCTTCTGTCCCAGTAATGGCTGTGAGAAGACTTTTAGTACACAGTATAGTCTCAAGAGTCACATGAAAGGTCATGAGAAAGGACATTCCTATAATGCACTTCCCAATAACAATGTGTCTGAG gATACAAGCCACTCACTTTGTCTGAGTGACTTAAGCCTCATATCAACAGATTCAGAATTGCGGGAGAACTCTAATCCA ACACATGGACAAGACCTTAGCACAATCTCACCAGCAAGCATCTTTGAGTCTATGTTTCAGAGCCCAGATCATACTGCAAATCAGGATGACTCTCAGCAGACAG CTGCCTTGATTGAAGGTTTTAACGGCGATACAGACTCAGTCACTGCTGTTCCGCCTTCTGCAGGAGACTCGGCATCGTTGTCTCTTCCGCTTGTACTGCAGCTTGGCATCTCTGAGCCTTCACATTCAGCACTACAAGCCTCGGCAGcacctgctgctccctcctccatAGGAACCAGCTCACAGCAAGCTGCATTTGGAAATCCTGCAACTGTTTTACAATCCCCAGAAGTGCCTGTTCCTCACAGCACACAGTTTGCAGCCAGTCACCAAGACTTCCTGCAGCACACTCAGACACCGCCACAGCCCATTGTACAAGGACTGTCAGTGGTTGCTGGGGCATCTGCCCCAACAGCATCAAGTGCCACTGAGCCCCTGCCAGCTGTAGTTCAGACTGTGCCTGTCGGTGCGAACTCTGTTCTGACCAGTAATCCAACTATAACAATTACTCCTTCTCAGAGCACCGCTATTCTGCAGTCCAGCATTGTCATGGGAGAGCAAAACTTACAATGGATCTTAAATGGTGCCACTGGTTCTCCACAAAGCCAAGAACAAATG ccACAAGTTCCAAAAGTAgtagaaaaggttttttttaccACTGCATTACCAGTAGCTGGCAACACAG GAAACCCTGTTCAGCAGATTGGTCTCAGTGTTCCTGTCATTATTATAAAGCAGGAGGAGGCCTGCCAGTGTCAGTGTGCCTGCCGAGACTCTGCCAAGGACAAAGCCACCATTAAGAAGGAATGTTCCTCACCTGATTCAAAAGCTTTGGAGcagccagctccccagctgcagcctcagacctttccttcctcttccccttctccttcgTGTGGGCAGAGCAGTCAGATAGTTAACCCTTCAGACTCTCAGACTGAAACATTAAGTGCCATGGATGTATCGGACTTCCTGTCCCTCCAAAGCCCTGAAACCCCATCTAACATAATTCCAATCGAAGCACTACTGCAGGGTGAGGAAGAAATTGGTTTGAATAGCAGCTTCTCTAAGTGA
- the MTF1 gene encoding metal regulatory transcription factor 1 isoform X2, which yields MPRNIEGATLTLQSECPETKLKEVKRYQCTFEGCPRTYSTAGNLRTHQKTHRGEYTFVCNQEGCGKAFLTSYSLKIHVRVHTKEKPFECDVQGCEKAFNTLYRLKAHQRLHTGKTFNCESEGCSKYFTTHSDLRKHIRTHTGEKPFRCEHDGCGKAFAASHHLKTHVRTHTGEKPFFCPSNGCEKTFSTQYSLKSHMKGHEKGHSYNALPNNNVSEDTSHSLCLSDLSLISTDSELRENSNPTHGQDLSTISPASIFESMFQSPDHTANQDDSQQTAALIEGFNGDTDSVTAVPPSAGDSASLSLPLVLQLGISEPSHSALQASAAPAAPSSIGTSSQQAAFGNPATVLQSPEVPVPHSTQFAASHQDFLQHTQTPPQPIVQGLSVVAGASAPTASSATEPLPAVVQTVPVGANSVLTSNPTITITPSQSTAILQSSIVMGEQNLQWILNGATGSPQSQEQMPQVPKVVEKVFFTTALPVAGNTGNPVQQIGLSVPVIIIKQEEACQCQCACRDSAKDKATIKKECSSPDSKALEQPAPQLQPQTFPSSSPSPSCGQSSQIVNPSDSQTETLSAMDVSDFLSLQSPETPSNIIPIEALLQGEEEIGLNSSFSK from the exons ATGCCAAGAAATATCGAAGGAGCAACGCTCACTTTGCAGTCTGAATGCCCAGAAACTAAGCTTAAAGAA GTTAAGAGATACCAGTGCACCTTTGAGGGCTGTCCACGCACCTATAGCACTGCTGGAAACCTGCGCACTCACCAAAAGACACATCGTGGGGAATATACTTTTGTCTGCAATCAAGAAGGCTGTGGCAAGGCCTTTCTTACCTCCTACAGCCTCAAAATCCATGTTCGAGTGCACACTAAGGAAAAGCCGTTTGAATGCGATGTGCAGGGCTGTGAAAAGGCATTCAATACACTGTACAG GTTGAAAGCACATCAGAGGCTTCacacagggaaaacatttaACTGTGAATCAGAAGGCTGCAGTAAATACTTCACAACGCACAGTGACCTGAGGAAGCACATTCGAACACACACAGGAGAAAAGCCATTTCG GTGTGAACATGACGGCTGTGGAAAGGCTTTTGCTGCAAGCCATCACCTTAAAACACATGTTAGGACACATACTG GGGAGAAACCCTTCTTCTGTCCCAGTAATGGCTGTGAGAAGACTTTTAGTACACAGTATAGTCTCAAGAGTCACATGAAAGGTCATGAGAAAGGACATTCCTATAATGCACTTCCCAATAACAATGTGTCTGAG gATACAAGCCACTCACTTTGTCTGAGTGACTTAAGCCTCATATCAACAGATTCAGAATTGCGGGAGAACTCTAATCCA ACACATGGACAAGACCTTAGCACAATCTCACCAGCAAGCATCTTTGAGTCTATGTTTCAGAGCCCAGATCATACTGCAAATCAGGATGACTCTCAGCAGACAG CTGCCTTGATTGAAGGTTTTAACGGCGATACAGACTCAGTCACTGCTGTTCCGCCTTCTGCAGGAGACTCGGCATCGTTGTCTCTTCCGCTTGTACTGCAGCTTGGCATCTCTGAGCCTTCACATTCAGCACTACAAGCCTCGGCAGcacctgctgctccctcctccatAGGAACCAGCTCACAGCAAGCTGCATTTGGAAATCCTGCAACTGTTTTACAATCCCCAGAAGTGCCTGTTCCTCACAGCACACAGTTTGCAGCCAGTCACCAAGACTTCCTGCAGCACACTCAGACACCGCCACAGCCCATTGTACAAGGACTGTCAGTGGTTGCTGGGGCATCTGCCCCAACAGCATCAAGTGCCACTGAGCCCCTGCCAGCTGTAGTTCAGACTGTGCCTGTCGGTGCGAACTCTGTTCTGACCAGTAATCCAACTATAACAATTACTCCTTCTCAGAGCACCGCTATTCTGCAGTCCAGCATTGTCATGGGAGAGCAAAACTTACAATGGATCTTAAATGGTGCCACTGGTTCTCCACAAAGCCAAGAACAAATG ccACAAGTTCCAAAAGTAgtagaaaaggttttttttaccACTGCATTACCAGTAGCTGGCAACACAG GAAACCCTGTTCAGCAGATTGGTCTCAGTGTTCCTGTCATTATTATAAAGCAGGAGGAGGCCTGCCAGTGTCAGTGTGCCTGCCGAGACTCTGCCAAGGACAAAGCCACCATTAAGAAGGAATGTTCCTCACCTGATTCAAAAGCTTTGGAGcagccagctccccagctgcagcctcagacctttccttcctcttccccttctccttcgTGTGGGCAGAGCAGTCAGATAGTTAACCCTTCAGACTCTCAGACTGAAACATTAAGTGCCATGGATGTATCGGACTTCCTGTCCCTCCAAAGCCCTGAAACCCCATCTAACATAATTCCAATCGAAGCACTACTGCAGGGTGAGGAAGAAATTGGTTTGAATAGCAGCTTCTCTAAGTGA